Within the Candidatus Reidiella endopervernicosa genome, the region GGGCATGACCATAGCTGCCCTGCTGTTTGTCGTACCGCCACTGCTTGGACGTGGTACAGCCGATGCCGCGCAGCGTCGCGAACTCAACATCACCATCTACCACGAACGCCTCGCCGAACTTGAGGCGGCACAGGCGGCCGGGGATCTCGAACAGGAGACCTTCGATGCCGCCAATAGCGAGCTTGAACATGAGCTGCTCTACGACATCTCTGAAAAGTCAGAAGATGCCCCTGTTGAACAGGCAGCAGCAGGGAGCAGCCGCGTGACCGCCATTGCTGTCGCCCTGTTCACCCCGATTCTGGCGATCGCCTTCTACCTGCAGCTCGGTTCACACCGTCTGATCCCCTTCCTCAATGCACCTGAGACTCAGCAGGCTCAGGCCAGCGGCAACAACGGTGAAGCGATTGGCAACCTGGACGACATGATCGTCCGCCTCGAGAAACGCATGGAGGCGACGCCTGATGATATGCAGGGCTGGGTGATGCTGGGCCGCTCCTACATGGAGCTGGAGCGCTACGACGATGCGGTTAAGGCCTACGCACGCGCCGTTAGCATCAACGGTGAGATCGGTGCGGTACTGGTCGATTACGCCGAGGCGCTCGGTGTTGCCAATGGTGGTGACCTGCGCGGCAAGCCGACCGAGATCCTCAACAAGGCGGTCAAGCTCGATCCCGAAGTAGAGAAGGGCCTGTGGCTCGCCGGTGTGGCCGGTTATCAGGACGGCAACTTCGCGGTCGCCGTTGAACACTGGCGCAAGCTGACCACCATGATTGAACCCGGCACCGAGATGGGCAATATGATCGCCGAGTCACTGTCCAAGGCCGAGGCGGAACTCAATCCCGAACAGCACAGCCAGATGGCAGCGGCGCATCCTGCACCAGCAGCCGCTACTCCGGCAGCCACTGAGGGTGCCACCGTTTCGGTCAGCGTCACCCTCGACTCCACCCTGCAGGCACTGGCAGCCCCCGGCGATACACTCTTTGTCTACGCTCGTGCCGCTCAGGGGCCTCGTATGCCACTGGCCATTGTGCGCAAGCAGGCGAGCGATCTACCGATCACTGTAACGCTGAGCGATGCCCAGGCGATGATGGCGGAGATGAAGCTCTCATCATTCCCGCAGGTAGTGATCGGCGCACGCCTCTCCAAGTCGGGGCAAGCCATCGCGCAGAGCGGCGACCTGGAAGGAGTCAGCGATCCGCTAGACCCCAACGGTACCGACTCGATTGCAATCAGCATCGATCAGATCCGTCCCTGATTTCAGCCAACACCTCGCCGCTTAATGCCCTCTCCTGTATTAAGCGGCACCCCTCCTAACTTGACACCTGAAGCGGGCACGACGTAGAGTCTCGCCTGCTTCAGGTGCTCTTGGAAATATCTTTTCCAGAGTGAAACGGGAAACCGGTGCGTCGACTCAATCGACAATCCCGGTGCTGCCCCCGCAACGGTAAACGAGTAGAAGATCGGCACAATGCCACTGTAGTTCACTACGGGAAGGCGCCGATTCGGAGCAATCCACTCGTGAGCCCGGAGACCGGCCTGCTGCATGAGCTTCAGTGTTACGGAGGGTGACACGGGTGCGGACAGGTACTCGACCCTCTCCCTCCCAAATCCCCATCCACACGCTGATCAACTGTCACCAATTGCGCGGGCGTGCGCAGGGGAACTTGAATCATGAAGAGTCTTATCACCGGCCTGTTGGCCACACTCATACTGGCCAGCCAGCCCACTCTGGCTGAAAACCACACCATTCCAACCATCGTCATCACCGCCACGCGCACCGCGCAAAGCGTCGACGAGAGCCTTGCCACCGTTTCTGTTATCGACCGTGCGATGATCGATCAGAGTCAGGCCACCACCCTGCCCGAGCTGCTGCGTACCCTGCCGGGCGCAGAGCTGATCACCCTGGGTGGTTATGGCAAGGAGAGCAGCCTCTATCTGCGTGGCACCAACACCAACCACATGCTGGTATTGATTGACGGCATTCGTGTCGGCTCAGCCACACTCGGTACTGTCGCACTGGCCAACCTTCCACTGGCACAGGTCGAACGCATCGAAGTAGTGCGCGGACCCCGCTCCAGCCTCTACGGTTCGGAGGCGATCGGTGGCGTGATGCAGATCTTCACCCGTCGCGGTCGGGATGGCATCGACGGCAACTTTGAACTCGGCTACGGCAGCTTCGACACCCAGACCTTTAGTGGCGGAATCAGTGGCGGTGCCAACGGCAGCCACTTCAACCTGCAGGCGAGCCACCTGGTCAGCAACAATATCGATATCCAGAACGGTACCGATCCCGACAAGGATGGCTATGAGAATAACAGCGTCAGTACCACCCTCGGTCACCGCTTTGGCAACTGGGGTGAGATCGAGCTGCACTGGCTTCGCAGCGAGGGCGAGAACGAGTTTGACGCCTACCCCGGAGAGACCGAGTTCCTGGAACAGACGATTGGGGCGCGCCTCCAGTTCACACCGGTCGACTGGTGGAGCATCACGCTCAAGGCAGCCGAGGGGCGTGATGAGAACGATAACCTCGCGGCCAATATCGTCGTCACCCGCTTCAACACTCAGCGAATCAGCGCCGGCTGGCAGAACGATCTGATGCTAGGCGATGATCATCTGCTGACTCTCGGCATAGATTCGACCCATGAGGAGGTTGATAGCCTGACCGCCTATAGCGAGACCGAACGGGAAAACATTGGCGGTTTTGCCGAGTGGCAGTCTGCCTACGGTAACAACGATCTGGTGATCAGTCTGCGCCACGACGATAGCGATCGCAGCAGTGGCCACACCACCGGCAATATTGACTGGGGTTACGGCTTTGCTAACGGTGTACGACTGAGTGCCTCCTACGGCACTGCCTTCAAAATGCCAACCTTCAACGACCTCTTCTTCCCCGCCGATCCCTGGTCTGCTGGCAATCCCGATCTTGAGCCTGAACTATCCAAATCTTTTGAACTTGGACTCAAGGGGCGTCACGACTGGGGTAATTGGGGTCTACACGGCTACACCACCCGTATCGATAACATGATCGAGTGGGCCTGCACCTCGGGTTCGGCAATCTGTAACGACGCCGACTGGAGTAACGATTTCTGGCAGCCCTCCAATGTCAGCAGCGCACAGATCGATGGCATTGAAGCACTGTTCAATCTGCAGCGCAGTGACTGGAATCTAAACCTCACTCTCAATCTGCTCGACCCTCGCGATACCGACAGTGGCAATACACTACAACGACGCAGTCAGCAGTCGATGAGTCTTGCGTTCGACAAGCGATTCGGTCCAATCAGTGCCGGTCTTACAGTCGATGCTCACGGCGAGCGTTATAACGACCGCAGCAACAGCTACAAGCTCGACGCCTACACCCTCACCTCGATGCGCCTCGCCTATGAGCCGGTCAAACGTTGGCAACTTCGCTTGAAGATCGACAACCTCTTCGATGTCGATTACGAGCCTGCACTGCACTACAACAATCCCGGCCGCTCGGTGCTCGCCTCAGTTGCCTACGGTTTGAAATAACCGCAGGATAGACCGATGGGAAATCGACTTTCAAAAATTTACACACGTACCGGTGACAAGGGCGAAACCGGGCTCGGTGATGGTTCTCGCGTGGCCAAGGATAGCCTGCGCGTTGAGGCCTACGGCACCACCGATGAACTCAACAGCACCATCGGCCTAATGATCACCGAGGTGAGTGATGGGCCAATTCGTGAAGCGCTGCTCACCATTCAGCACGACCTCTTCGACCTTGGTGGTGAACTCTGCATACCGGGTCGCGAAAGCATCCAGCAGAGTCAGATCGATGCGCTCGAGGAGCTACTCGATCAACTCAACGAGGGCCTCGAACCACTCAAAGAGTTCATCCTGCCGGGCGGCTCTCGCGCAGCGGCCTACGCCCATCTGGCGCGTACCATCTGCAGGCGTTCGGAGCGTCGGGTTATTTCGCTGGCACGTGAAGAGGCCGTCAGCTCGGCGGCAATCAAATATCTCAATCGTCTCTCCGATCTGCTGTTTGTGTTGGCAAGGGTCGTGAATCGTGGTGAAGGGGTGGCAGATGTTTTGTGGCAACCCGACAGGGCACGTTAAACCTCTACAGCTGCCGCCTTAGACAGTCTGAAGTTCGAAGTAGAAGGTTGTACCTCGACCAACCTCGGTCTCAAAACCAATCGTCCCGCCCATCTGTGCGATGATCGACTTACTGATGGTCAGCCCCAGACCGGTACCCCCCATGCTACGGGTGCTCGATGCATCAGCCTGGGTAAACTTCTCAAAGATCTGATTGCGAAACTCGACTGGGATACCGCCACCATAATCGGTCACAGCGACCCGTACCTGCGGTCCATTATCGATCACGGCTATCTCCACCCGAGTGGCACCCGCAGAGAACTTGGCTGCGTTGGAGAGCAGATTGAAGAGCACCTGGCGAAGACGATCTGAATCGACATTGACGCGTGTTGTCGATGAGCTGGAGACAATCTGATACTCGACACCAAACTGTTGTGCATAGGCGTGACTCTCCGCCATCGCACTATCAACCAGCGGCATCAGCAGTTGCGGCTCGTTGTTGAACTCCATCTTGCCGGAGGTGATCTTCTCCATGTCGAGCAGATCGTTGATTAGGTGAATCAGACGATCACTGTTTTTGTGGGCGATATCGACCATTTCATACTGCTGTTTTGGTAAATCACCGGCAGCACCACCTACCAACAGACCCAGCGCACCCCGGATCGAGGTCAGCGGAGTACGCAACTCGTGGCTCACGGTAGAGATAAAATCGCTCTTCATCTGATCGATCCGGTTTCGTTCGGTGATATCGCGAATGATCGCTACAAAACGCGCCTGTTCTCCCTCGGGTGCGATGTACTGCAGCAACACCTCAACCGGGATGTCGACCCCCGCCTTACTGCGATGCACCGTCTCGAAACTGGTAAAGCTAAGCTCACCCGAAAGCATCGGTTCGAGCAATCGGCGGAACTGAACCTCATCAAGTAGCGGCATAACGTCAAACGGTTTCATGTTGAGTAACATCTCACGCGGGAATCCGACCTGTTCAACGGCGCCCTGATTGGCGTAGAAGATCTCGAGCCGCTCGGCGGAGAAGATCAACACACAGTCCATGGTCAGATCGAGCGTGTTTTTAAAGCGCGTCAGTTCGCGGGTGCGATTAACGACCAGCCCTTCCAGGTCACGATTCAATCCCTGTAGGTTCTCTTCGCTACTGCGCACCTGACGCTCCAGGTCACGAAAGGCACGTGCCAACATACCGATCTCATCACTACGTTCAATCGGCAGCGAACCGGTTTCACGTCCATGCATGAAGTCATCAATGCGCTGTGTGACCAGACCAATCGGTCTGACCAGAAGCCCAGAGAATGCGTAGGCGGCAGCGATGCCAATCACGATCAGCAGCAACGAGAAACCGATCGCATTGGCAAGCGCAGTGCTCTGCGAGGCGATCACATCGTCATAGGGTTGCGAGAGACCCACAGTCACAAAACGCTCTGGGTGATCTCGGAGCAGCGCAATCTTCACAAACACGCGAACACGATTATCACCCGTATCTTCGGGTAGCAGTGTTTCGATAGTGCGGTGACTGGTGGGTGAGAATAGATTGGTGAGCTGCGGGAAGTCACGCTGCACTCGCTCATCGTGACCCAGATCGAAACCAAACTCCTTGTCACGATTAGGGTGGACCAGATAGCTACCCAGGCTATTGGTGACGTAAAGCGATTGACCAATCCCCTGCTGCGCACGTTTAATCACATCGAGCTGGCGCCCAAAGTCCATATTGATCACGACCAGACCAAATAACTCACCACCATTATCGTAAACCGGTGTAGCAGCACGCAGCACCGGCATATAGGGCTCGGAGATACGTCCATGCTCACGGTTAAGATTGATCTCGGAGAGATAGATACTGCCTGCTGGCAATTTGATCGTCTCGCTCACATAGCGCCGATCATGCTTATTCTGCATCAGATCTCGCGGCACCACTCGCGTCTTCTCACCCACACGGTCGACGCGCACCAGCTCATTACCCGCCTTATCGATCAGGCGTACCTGAATGTAGGCACGTTTGGCTTGCAGCAGTCCTGAAAAGAGCTCGAGAGACGCTGTCGCCAGATCCAGTCTGCCGTAATCACCTGGTCAGGATCGGGCGCCTTATGTGCCTGAATAATGCCGTCGATAGATGAGAGATCGGAGATAAAGCGCACATCCTGCTGTACCGAGTCGACCAACTCGACCAGCTTCACACCATCTTGCTGCACCCCGAAGGAGAGCTGCTCAATCTTGTTTTTGATCAGAATTGCATTACTGCTGACGTAGAAGACCCACGCCACCATGCCCGCAGTGCAGAACACCAGCAACACAGACAGCAGCGAAATCTTACGAGTAATATTGAGCTTCAATGCCCCTCTCTCTCCTGCACCAGCATCCGGTTACCAGCATAGCGGAGGTTGTTGCTTATTATTATCTCGTCTCATAGTGGCCATCTTCAGCAGTAGCATCAAGTCAGTACAGTAAAAAGTGTGATCACTCTACTACTCTGCAGCTCTACGTTGACGCACCCGCTCCATAATTGCACAGATCTGCTCGGCTCCATCGACCAGTCGCGGACCGGCCCGCTGCAGCAGATCGGGAGCGACATGATAGAGATTCTCCTCCGCCACGGCGCGTAGCTGTGGCCAGCGCCGCCACTGATCGAGCCACTCTGGCCGAGATGCTGCCATACCACTGGCGATAATCACCTCTGGATTACGTGCCAGCACCGCTTCCAGTGCCACCTCTCCAGCATCAACACTCAGATCAGCGAAGATATTTCTCCCACCACAGAGCGTAATAATGTCACTGATGATCTGTTCGCCACCGATGGTCATCAGCGGCTGATGCCAGACCTGATAGAAACTCATTGTCGGCTCACTATCACGGGCCACATTTTTCAGCACAGCAATTCTGGCGGACAACAGCTCGGCTCGCTGGCGCGCCACTGTTCCAGTCCCGCCAATAGACCGAGTGTCGTAAGAGTCCCCGGTATAGACTCCAGCGCCCGCGGCCGATGGCGATAGAGTGGAAAGCCGAGCGACTCGACCCGTTCAAGCTGTACGGCAGGATTACCATCGGCCCAACCGATAACAAGATCGGGACGCAGGGCGAGAATGCGTTCGAGATCGAATGCCATATAGCTACCGACTCGTGGCAGTTTCACGGCCTCGGCCGGGTAGTCACTATATTCAACCGTCGCCACCACCTGCTTGCCTGCACCAGCGGCAAACAGCAGTTCAGTTAGATGGGGAGCCAGTGAGATGATGCGCTGTGCTGGCTGTTCTAACTCGATCTGCGCACCACTATCGTCAGTGACCACGACTGTGGCGGCGACAGAGAGCGACGACGTCAATAGCAGTAACGAGACGGTTATTAACCTAATAAAAAGATTCACTACACACAGTTCCAATCAGCTGTCGTGCGATAATAGCACCATGACTCAGACAGTAATGGTACAGGGCACTACCTCCGATGCGGGCAAGAGCATCCTGGTTGCAGGGCTCTGCCGCTGGTTTCACCGCAACGGCATCAATGTAGCTCCTTTTAAACCGCAAAACATGGCACTCAACAGTGCGGTTACAGCCACCGGGGGTGAGATCGGTCGCGCTCAGGCACTGCAGGCACAGGCCGCACGGCTCGAGCCACACACCGATATGAACTCGGTACTGCTCAAACCCAACAGCGACACCGGCGCTCAGGTCATCATCCATGGACATGCCATCGGCAACATGGAGGCGCTTGAATACCATCACTACAAAAAAACCGCTCGAAGCGCTGTGCTTGAATCGCACTATCGCCTGCAACAGCAGTATGAGTTGATCGTGGTCGAGGGGGCCGGTAGCCCCGCCGAGATCAATCTACGTGAGGGTGATATTGCCAACATGGGTTTTGCCGAGACGATCGACTGCCCGGTAATCCTGATCGCCGATATCGACCGTGGTGGCGTCTTCGCCCATATCGTCGGTACCCTGGCGCTGCTAAGCGATTCGGAGCGAGCGCGTGTTAAGGGAGTGGTGATCAACCGCTTCCGAGGTGATCTCTCACTACTCACCTCCGGGTTGGAGTGGCTGGAGCAGGAGACGGGCATTCCCGTACTGGGAGTACTCCCCTATCTGGATAACTTTCACCTGGCGGCCGAAGATGCCATCACCCACCATCAACAGTGTGATAGCGAGAAGCTCTTCAAGATCAGCGTGATCGCCTATCCGCATATCAGCAACCACACCGACCTCGATCCCCTGCAACTCAACCCCGGAGTCGATCTGCGCTTTGTACGCAGTGCCGATCAGCTTTCCGAGAGCGACCTGATTATCCTGCCGGGCAGCAAAAGCGTGCGTAGCGATCTCATCTGGCTACGCGACAACGGCTTCGAAGCGGCGCTGCATCGCCACCTGCGCTATGGCGGCAAGTTGATTGGTATCTGTGGCGGTTTTCAGATGCTCGGTACCACTATCCACGATCCAGAAGGGTTGGAGAGTGAAGCGGGTAGCAGCATCGGACTCGGACTCCTTGAGATGCAGACGACACTGCAGGCAGAGAAACAGCTCACTCGTATGTCAGGCAAGTTAACTCTTAACGGCACTCACATCGAAGGTTATGAGATCCACATGGGCTACAGCGAAGGCGAGGCGCTGTCACGTCCCGCTGTTTGCTTTAGCAATGGTGTGGATGGCGCTATCAGCGAGGATGATCAGCTACTCGGCACCTATCTGCACGGACTCTTCGATCAGGCCGATACCGCCGCCGCACTACTGGCATGGGCAGGCATGGAGGCAGCCGCTGGCATCGATCTCGCTCAGCAGAGTGAGCAGGCGCTGGAGCGACTCTGTGATGCGCTGGATGAACATCTCGACATGGCCAAACTGATCGAAGTAACCAATACCCCTGTATCAAGCACACACCCTGAATAGCACCCAGCAAGGGTGCTGCAATCTGCTACAAGGTTGCGATGACATGGCATAATCGCCACATCGTTACATCACAAAACTAGAGAGAACTGAGATGGAAAAACCAATTATCGTTGTCGGCCTCGGTGAGATGGCCAGTGTCTTTACCCGCGCGATCCTGCGTCTCGGCCACCCTGTCTTCCCCGTTACCCGCAACACCGATATGGAGGCTGAGGCACGAGCGCTCGCCGAACCCGCGATGGTACTGGTCGCCGTGGGTGAAAATGATCTGCACCCTGTATTGGAGAAGCTACCCGCCGCATGGCGCAACCATGTAGCGCTACTGCAGAACGAGCTACTACCCGATGACTGGAAGCGCCACGGGCTGGAAAACCCCACCGTGATCTCGGTCTGGTTCGAGAAGAAAAAGGGACAGGACTATAAGGTGCTCGTCCCCTCCCCCGCCTTTG harbors:
- the ccmI gene encoding c-type cytochrome biogenesis protein CcmI, producing the protein MITFWLLIAGMTIAALLFVVPPLLGRGTADAAQRRELNITIYHERLAELEAAQAAGDLEQETFDAANSELEHELLYDISEKSEDAPVEQAAAGSSRVTAIAVALFTPILAIAFYLQLGSHRLIPFLNAPETQQAQASGNNGEAIGNLDDMIVRLEKRMEATPDDMQGWVMLGRSYMELERYDDAVKAYARAVSINGEIGAVLVDYAEALGVANGGDLRGKPTEILNKAVKLDPEVEKGLWLAGVAGYQDGNFAVAVEHWRKLTTMIEPGTEMGNMIAESLSKAEAELNPEQHSQMAAAHPAPAAATPAATEGATVSVSVTLDSTLQALAAPGDTLFVYARAAQGPRMPLAIVRKQASDLPITVTLSDAQAMMAEMKLSSFPQVVIGARLSKSGQAIAQSGDLEGVSDPLDPNGTDSIAISIDQIRP
- a CDS encoding TonB-dependent receptor domain-containing protein, giving the protein MKSLITGLLATLILASQPTLAENHTIPTIVITATRTAQSVDESLATVSVIDRAMIDQSQATTLPELLRTLPGAELITLGGYGKESSLYLRGTNTNHMLVLIDGIRVGSATLGTVALANLPLAQVERIEVVRGPRSSLYGSEAIGGVMQIFTRRGRDGIDGNFELGYGSFDTQTFSGGISGGANGSHFNLQASHLVSNNIDIQNGTDPDKDGYENNSVSTTLGHRFGNWGEIELHWLRSEGENEFDAYPGETEFLEQTIGARLQFTPVDWWSITLKAAEGRDENDNLAANIVVTRFNTQRISAGWQNDLMLGDDHLLTLGIDSTHEEVDSLTAYSETERENIGGFAEWQSAYGNNDLVISLRHDDSDRSSGHTTGNIDWGYGFANGVRLSASYGTAFKMPTFNDLFFPADPWSAGNPDLEPELSKSFELGLKGRHDWGNWGLHGYTTRIDNMIEWACTSGSAICNDADWSNDFWQPSNVSSAQIDGIEALFNLQRSDWNLNLTLNLLDPRDTDSGNTLQRRSQQSMSLAFDKRFGPISAGLTVDAHGERYNDRSNSYKLDAYTLTSMRLAYEPVKRWQLRLKIDNLFDVDYEPALHYNNPGRSVLASVAYGLK
- a CDS encoding cob(I)yrinic acid a,c-diamide adenosyltransferase, encoding MGNRLSKIYTRTGDKGETGLGDGSRVAKDSLRVEAYGTTDELNSTIGLMITEVSDGPIREALLTIQHDLFDLGGELCIPGRESIQQSQIDALEELLDQLNEGLEPLKEFILPGGSRAAAYAHLARTICRRSERRVISLAREEAVSSAAIKYLNRLSDLLFVLARVVNRGEGVADVLWQPDRAR
- a CDS encoding ATP-binding protein, which encodes MDLATASLELFSGLLQAKRAYIQVRLIDKAGNELVRVDRVGEKTRVVPRDLMQNKHDRRYVSETIKLPAGSIYLSEINLNREHGRISEPYMPVLRAATPVYDNGGELFGLVVINMDFGRQLDVIKRAQQGIGQSLYVTNSLGSYLVHPNRDKEFGFDLGHDERVQRDFPQLTNLFSPTSHRTIETLLPEDTGDNRVRVFVKIALLRDHPERFVTVGLSQPYDDVIASQSTALANAIGFSLLLIVIGIAAAYAFSGLLVRPIGLVTQRIDDFMHGRETGSLPIERSDEIGMLARAFRDLERQVRSSEENLQGLNRDLEGLVVNRTRELTRFKNTLDLTMDCVLIFSAERLEIFYANQGAVEQVGFPREMLLNMKPFDVMPLLDEVQFRRLLEPMLSGELSFTSFETVHRSKAGVDIPVEVLLQYIAPEGEQARFVAIIRDITERNRIDQMKSDFISTVSHELRTPLTSIRGALGLLVGGAAGDLPKQQYEMVDIAHKNSDRLIHLINDLLDMEKITSGKMEFNNEPQLLMPLVDSAMAESHAYAQQFGVEYQIVSSSSTTRVNVDSDRLRQVLFNLLSNAAKFSAGATRVEIAVIDNGPQVRVAVTDYGGGIPVEFRNQIFEKFTQADASSTRSMGGTGLGLTISKSIIAQMGGTIGFETEVGRGTTFYFELQTV
- a CDS encoding ABC transporter substrate-binding protein; the encoded protein is MSARIAVLKNVARDSEPTMSFYQVWHQPLMTIGGEQIISDIITLCGGRNIFADLSVDAGEVALEAVLARNPEVIIASGMAASRPEWLDQWRRWPQLRAVAEENLYHVAPDLLQRAGPRLVDGAEQICAIMERVRQRRAAE
- a CDS encoding helical backbone metal receptor encodes the protein MNLFIRLITVSLLLLTSSLSVAATVVVTDDSGAQIELEQPAQRIISLAPHLTELLFAAGAGKQVVATVEYSDYPAEAVKLPRVGSYMAFDLERILALRPDLVIGWADGNPAVQLERVESLGFPLYRHRPRALESIPGTLTTLGLLAGLEQWRASEPSCCPPELLC
- a CDS encoding cobyric acid synthase translates to MTQTVMVQGTTSDAGKSILVAGLCRWFHRNGINVAPFKPQNMALNSAVTATGGEIGRAQALQAQAARLEPHTDMNSVLLKPNSDTGAQVIIHGHAIGNMEALEYHHYKKTARSAVLESHYRLQQQYELIVVEGAGSPAEINLREGDIANMGFAETIDCPVILIADIDRGGVFAHIVGTLALLSDSERARVKGVVINRFRGDLSLLTSGLEWLEQETGIPVLGVLPYLDNFHLAAEDAITHHQQCDSEKLFKISVIAYPHISNHTDLDPLQLNPGVDLRFVRSADQLSESDLIILPGSKSVRSDLIWLRDNGFEAALHRHLRYGGKLIGICGGFQMLGTTIHDPEGLESEAGSSIGLGLLEMQTTLQAEKQLTRMSGKLTLNGTHIEGYEIHMGYSEGEALSRPAVCFSNGVDGAISEDDQLLGTYLHGLFDQADTAAALLAWAGMEAAAGIDLAQQSEQALERLCDALDEHLDMAKLIEVTNTPVSSTHPE